In Microcoleus sp. bin38.metabat.b11b12b14.051, a single genomic region encodes these proteins:
- a CDS encoding FAD-dependent oxidoreductase — protein sequence MPFTFKKLASIAIFFVVIKLLVDSPQFQKAANDITHRNPANATSDTETLRQKASSPATTEPQKSPDQKFDVVVYGDEVPGICAAIWAKKTLGEKGKVAVVRSNHETAMLGGVLTRGGLGYVDLDKIPDWYRQPYAQCFREFLDKANVPESCLEPKTADKALKEMLAEAGVKVISHSTLTPHVVNQKIEYAEVKESNIKIQANSFIDVTQDAELARKAGLSYYTGYESQNIKSKNETLAVSVVPTITGLTMGDFRKIEDEILYNTPLVEKIKQSIAKYKDPASTEFWMRNFLSPIYQAYQDGYNIRSVAIGAAYHVDRNLPFTQDKGFFFDKANVCVYKDNSMSWNGFLFKYQVDELMKMEANGRKPTPEMVKEMSHLQEWLQKKSGKDARVFIPEEIYIRQTLNVRDVVDPLTGKEIIQGGTLPEKSIGSFSYDFDLRGGVKDLGSRIPPLPTYNFGIESALASKVSNLAIVGRSSGYVGMAVSVGRIATVNIYQGQGVGVAAGLASKLGVPLNTITSSKTRETLETLTGKTTYLSGRDTSYGVDYKEVK from the coding sequence ATGCCCTTTACTTTCAAGAAATTAGCTTCGATCGCAATCTTCTTCGTAGTCATAAAACTTTTAGTTGACTCTCCGCAGTTCCAAAAAGCTGCCAATGATATCACACACAGAAACCCAGCAAATGCCACATCAGATACCGAAACTCTGCGACAAAAAGCCAGCAGCCCCGCCACCACAGAACCGCAGAAATCACCGGATCAAAAGTTCGATGTAGTAGTATATGGTGATGAAGTGCCGGGGATATGCGCGGCTATATGGGCAAAAAAGACTTTAGGTGAAAAGGGTAAAGTTGCTGTTGTGCGATCGAACCATGAAACCGCAATGTTAGGCGGCGTACTCACCCGCGGCGGCTTAGGCTACGTCGATTTAGATAAAATCCCCGATTGGTACCGCCAACCCTACGCCCAATGTTTCCGGGAATTCCTAGATAAAGCAAATGTTCCTGAATCTTGCTTGGAACCAAAAACTGCAGACAAAGCTCTTAAAGAAATGCTGGCGGAAGCCGGAGTTAAAGTTATTTCCCATTCAACTCTTACTCCTCATGTAGTCAATCAAAAAATAGAATATGCCGAAGTCAAAGAGAGCAATATCAAAATTCAAGCTAACTCTTTCATTGATGTAACTCAAGACGCGGAACTTGCCAGAAAAGCAGGATTATCTTATTATACAGGATATGAATCGCAAAATATCAAATCAAAAAATGAAACTTTAGCAGTATCTGTAGTGCCGACTATTACGGGGCTAACAATGGGAGATTTCCGCAAAATAGAAGATGAGATTCTCTACAATACTCCTTTAGTAGAAAAGATTAAACAAAGCATTGCCAAATATAAAGATCCAGCAAGTACAGAATTCTGGATGAGAAATTTCTTGAGTCCAATCTATCAAGCGTATCAAGATGGCTACAATATCAGAAGTGTAGCGATAGGAGCAGCATATCACGTAGACAGAAACTTGCCCTTTACTCAAGATAAAGGATTCTTCTTTGACAAAGCCAATGTTTGTGTTTACAAAGATAATTCCATGTCGTGGAACGGGTTTTTATTTAAATACCAAGTTGACGAATTGATGAAGATGGAAGCTAACGGCAGAAAACCGACTCCCGAGATGGTGAAAGAAATGTCGCACCTCCAAGAATGGCTACAAAAGAAGTCTGGTAAAGATGCCAGAGTGTTTATCCCGGAAGAGATTTATATCAGACAAACATTGAATGTCCGCGATGTAGTAGATCCGCTGACGGGGAAGGAGATTATTCAAGGGGGAACATTACCTGAAAAGTCGATCGGCAGTTTTTCCTATGATTTCGACTTGCGGGGCGGAGTCAAGGATTTAGGTTCGAGAATTCCGCCACTGCCGACGTATAATTTTGGGATAGAGAGCGCTTTGGCTAGTAAAGTGAGTAATTTGGCGATCGTCGGGCGATCGTCCGGATATGTCGGTATGGCGGTATCAGTCGGGCGAATTGCCACAGTGAATATTTATCAAGGACAAGGCGTGGGCGTGGCGGCGGGTTTGGCTAGCAAGTTGGGAGTGCCGCTGAATACGATTACTTCGAGTAAAACGAGAGAAACTTTAGAGACTTTAACGGGGAAAACTACTTATCTGTCGGGGAGAGATACGAGTTATGGGGTGGATTATAAAGAGGTGAAGTAG
- a CDS encoding valine--tRNA ligase — MTANLPPQYDPCATETKWQKYWEDNQTFKADPEAGGEPYCVVIPPPNVTGSLHMGHAFEETLIDVLVRYHRMIGRNTLWLPGTDHASIAVQTILEKQLKAEGKTRHDLGREKFLERAWEWKAESGNTITNQLRSLGVSVDWSRERFTMDEGLSAAVLEAFVRLYDEGLIYRGNYLVNWCPASQSAVSDLEVDQQEVEGHLWHFRYPLTDGSGYLEVATTRPETMLGDTGVAVNPQDDRYKHLIGKTVTLPIANREIPIFADELVDATFGTGCVKVTPAHDPNDFEMGKRHNLPFINIMNKDGTLNENAGEFNGQDRFVARKNVIKRLESDGVLVKIEDYKHTVPYSERGKVPVEPLLSTQWFVKIDPLSQRALEALDQSNSPVFVPDRWTKVYRDWLVKLKDWCISRQLWWGHQIPAWYAVSETKGEITDTTPFVVAKTDAEAREKAEAKFGKDVELARDPDVLDTWFSSGLWPFSTFGWPDETKDLDFYYPTTTLVTGFDIIFFWVARMTMMAGHFTGKMPFETVYIHGLVLDENGHKMSKSKNNGIDPLLLIAKYGTDALRYTLVKEVIGAGQNIRMEYDRKTDESKSVETSRNFTNKLWNAARFVMMNLEGQTPQQLGKPFTQVRSEDFSPQGDRTEVLTTNQVRSEDFSPHLGRTEVLTTNLTTNLSDRWILSRYYQVVQQTRTSLENYGLGEAAKGLYEFIWGDFCDWYIELVKSRLQQDAEPNSKKVAQQTFAFVLEGILKLLHPFMPHITEEIWHTLTQTGDDQCLALQAYPEPETSLINPELEQQFELLFGTIRTIRNLRADSDIKPSVKVTAILQSENEKECQILLDGSVYIKDLAKVENLTVTASLDAEPPLNSPFGKGGQGGSIAGVVGTVQVLIPLAGVVDLVALRGKLEKKLAKVEAEVKHTAARLTNQKFVDKATPDVVQGARDALAESEKQAEILRDRLKLF, encoded by the coding sequence ATGACCGCAAACCTACCGCCCCAATACGACCCCTGCGCCACCGAAACCAAGTGGCAAAAATACTGGGAAGACAACCAAACCTTCAAAGCAGACCCCGAAGCAGGCGGCGAACCCTACTGCGTCGTTATTCCGCCGCCCAACGTGACCGGCAGCCTCCACATGGGACACGCTTTTGAAGAAACCCTCATCGATGTCCTCGTCCGCTATCACCGCATGATTGGACGCAATACTCTGTGGTTGCCGGGAACGGATCATGCTAGTATCGCAGTTCAAACTATTCTCGAAAAACAACTCAAAGCAGAAGGCAAAACTCGCCACGATTTAGGTCGAGAAAAATTCTTAGAACGGGCTTGGGAATGGAAAGCTGAGTCTGGTAATACTATTACTAATCAACTCCGCAGTTTGGGCGTGTCTGTCGATTGGTCGCGGGAACGCTTTACGATGGATGAAGGTTTATCCGCTGCGGTTTTAGAAGCTTTTGTCCGCCTCTACGATGAGGGACTGATTTATCGCGGCAATTACTTGGTGAATTGGTGTCCGGCGAGTCAGTCTGCTGTGTCGGATTTGGAGGTTGACCAGCAGGAAGTTGAAGGGCATTTGTGGCATTTCCGCTATCCTTTGACGGATGGTTCTGGTTATTTGGAGGTGGCGACGACTCGGCCGGAGACGATGTTGGGCGATACTGGGGTGGCTGTGAATCCACAGGACGATCGCTATAAGCATCTTATCGGTAAAACTGTCACTTTGCCGATCGCCAATCGCGAAATTCCCATTTTTGCCGATGAGTTAGTTGATGCGACTTTCGGAACCGGCTGTGTCAAGGTGACTCCCGCCCACGATCCGAATGACTTCGAGATGGGTAAGCGTCACAATTTGCCGTTTATCAATATCATGAATAAGGACGGCACTTTAAATGAAAATGCCGGAGAGTTCAACGGACAAGACCGATTTGTTGCCAGAAAAAATGTCATCAAACGTTTAGAATCTGACGGTGTTTTAGTTAAAATCGAAGATTACAAACATACAGTTCCCTACAGCGAACGTGGCAAAGTTCCCGTCGAACCATTGCTATCTACGCAATGGTTTGTGAAGATCGATCCGCTTTCTCAACGCGCTTTGGAAGCCTTAGATCAAAGTAACTCACCAGTGTTTGTTCCTGACAGATGGACAAAGGTTTATCGCGATTGGTTGGTGAAGCTAAAAGATTGGTGTATTTCTAGGCAATTGTGGTGGGGACATCAAATCCCAGCTTGGTATGCTGTTAGCGAAACTAAGGGCGAAATTACTGATACGACGCCGTTTGTGGTGGCAAAAACTGATGCTGAAGCTAGGGAAAAAGCAGAGGCTAAGTTTGGTAAGGATGTCGAATTAGCAAGAGATCCAGACGTATTAGATACTTGGTTTTCGTCTGGATTGTGGCCTTTCTCAACTTTCGGATGGCCGGACGAAACTAAAGATTTGGATTTTTACTATCCGACAACTACTTTAGTGACAGGTTTTGATATCATCTTTTTCTGGGTGGCTAGAATGACGATGATGGCTGGACATTTTACCGGAAAGATGCCGTTTGAGACTGTTTACATTCACGGTTTGGTGTTGGATGAAAACGGTCATAAAATGTCTAAGAGCAAAAATAACGGTATCGATCCGCTGTTGTTGATTGCGAAGTACGGAACTGATGCTTTGCGCTACACTTTGGTTAAGGAAGTGATTGGGGCCGGGCAGAATATTCGCATGGAGTACGATCGCAAAACTGATGAATCTAAATCAGTCGAGACTTCCCGGAATTTCACGAATAAGTTGTGGAATGCAGCCCGGTTTGTGATGATGAATCTGGAGGGACAGACTCCGCAGCAGTTGGGTAAACCCTTCACTCAGGTTCGTAGTGAGGACTTTAGTCCGCAGGGCGATAGGACTGAAGTCCTTACTACAAACCAGGTTCGTAGTGAGGACTTTAGTCCGCATTTAGGAAGGACTGAAGTCCTTACTACAAACCTTACTACAAACCTTAGCGATCGCTGGATTCTTTCTCGCTACTATCAAGTTGTACAACAAACTCGCACTTCTTTGGAAAATTACGGTTTGGGAGAAGCGGCGAAGGGACTTTACGAGTTTATTTGGGGCGATTTTTGTGACTGGTATATTGAGTTAGTCAAGTCTCGCCTCCAACAAGATGCTGAACCCAATTCTAAGAAAGTAGCGCAGCAAACTTTTGCTTTTGTGTTGGAAGGGATTCTAAAACTACTGCATCCTTTTATGCCGCACATTACTGAGGAGATTTGGCACACTCTGACTCAAACAGGTGACGATCAATGTTTGGCTTTGCAGGCTTATCCTGAACCAGAGACATCGCTAATTAATCCTGAATTAGAACAGCAGTTTGAGTTATTGTTCGGGACAATTCGCACTATTCGCAATTTGCGGGCAGATTCTGATATCAAACCGAGTGTGAAGGTGACGGCGATTTTGCAAAGCGAAAATGAGAAGGAATGCCAAATTCTCTTGGATGGAAGCGTTTATATCAAAGATTTGGCGAAAGTCGAAAATCTGACGGTGACAGCTAGTTTGGATGCAGAACCCCCCCTTAATTCCCCCTTTGGTAAGGGGGGGCAAGGGGGGTCAATTGCTGGGGTTGTCGGTACTGTCCAAGTTTTGATTCCTTTGGCTGGAGTGGTTGATTTGGTGGCTTTGCGTGGTAAGTTGGAGAAGAAGCTGGCGAAGGTGGAAGCTGAAGTTAAGCACACTGCGGCGCGTTTGACTAATCAGAAGTTTGTGGATAAGGCTACTCCTGATGTGGTTCAGGGCGCGAGGGATGCTTTGGCTGAATCGGAAAAACAAGCTGAGATTTTGCGCGATCGACTAAAGTTGTTTTAA
- a CDS encoding GxxExxY protein: MLEENLNELTYAVIGAAMEVHKELGPGFLEAVYENSLREELALRGIPFDPQPTVNVHYKGVVVGEGRYDMLVANTLVVELKSVQTILPIHEAQVISYLKMTGHPLALLINFNVRFLKEGIRRLILS; the protein is encoded by the coding sequence GTGTTGGAAGAGAATCTGAATGAGTTGACTTATGCTGTGATTGGGGCGGCTATGGAGGTTCACAAGGAGTTGGGGCCGGGGTTTTTGGAAGCGGTATATGAGAATTCGTTGCGTGAAGAACTCGCTCTCCGGGGAATTCCTTTTGATCCTCAACCTACAGTGAATGTCCATTACAAGGGTGTTGTGGTTGGGGAAGGCAGATATGATATGCTGGTTGCCAACACTCTGGTTGTTGAATTAAAGTCAGTCCAAACCATACTTCCTATCCATGAAGCTCAAGTTATATCATATCTGAAAATGACTGGTCATCCTCTAGCCCTTCTCATCAACTTCAACGTCCGCTTTTTAAAAGAAGGAATCCGCCGCCTCATCCTCTCCTAA
- a CDS encoding GNAT family N-acetyltransferase, whose amino-acid sequence MTKYIQITIQEIDHTSPHLETVIALGDANKKTLGFFTEGAFRESARDRVILIALNPQKNCIGYLLYRPVRRSNIIVMVHLCVDPAYRGRGVTKQLVNSLSQKTQNFYGIQLKCRRDYGIDRMWETLGFIPLNDRPGRSKEGKLLTVWWLEHNHPTIFSYAANQKLESKLCAVIDTSVFFELHEDEELKTTESDSLLADWLQDDLELCITDEIFKSINKIDCASLRDSKRWLANSFTQLVHNKTRIEGILNTLNQVFAKQASTRDVSLINQLAITIASDAQVFVTRNIEVLNLADEIYKKFTLEVISPTNLILKFDDIRTNVEYQPVRLAGTSIKLKLIQRFEQSRLIDSFNASEKGEIEGEFQQRLRHIIANPDKFQCYVFLENENTPLALIVFDRQQTYELKVTIMRVRPGAIAATLARYLVFYSISLSADEKRQFTRIIDPYLEETVLQAIQEDAFVRVDNGYLKANLAVAQTSTELSKYLTELGKMGSEYNFCIQLAETLTISESTQDIKTISEIERHLWPAKVINADLPTFIIPIQPRWAKDLFDKELANQYLLESQTDLALRRELVYYKRNNGSLKPGVIGRILWYVSSDTAFTGTQEVKACSKLDEVIIDKPEKLYRQFRHLGVYKLKNLMTIANNKPDEDIMALRFSYTEIFNKPLTLKRIREIRENQTTVQSLFKISKEQFAIIYNEGTAT is encoded by the coding sequence ATGACAAAATATATACAGATAACGATCCAAGAAATTGACCATACATCCCCCCATTTAGAAACTGTTATAGCCCTAGGTGATGCCAATAAAAAAACTCTGGGCTTTTTTACAGAAGGTGCTTTTCGCGAAAGTGCAAGAGATCGCGTGATACTTATAGCACTCAATCCTCAAAAAAATTGCATTGGCTATCTGCTTTACCGACCAGTGCGTCGCAGCAACATTATTGTTATGGTTCATCTCTGCGTCGATCCTGCATATCGCGGTCGGGGTGTTACTAAACAGCTAGTCAATTCCCTCAGCCAAAAAACTCAGAATTTTTATGGAATTCAACTCAAATGCCGTCGCGATTATGGAATAGACAGAATGTGGGAAACACTGGGTTTTATTCCTCTCAACGATCGGCCTGGAAGAAGTAAGGAGGGTAAACTGCTTACTGTTTGGTGGCTAGAACACAATCATCCTACCATATTTTCTTATGCTGCTAATCAGAAGCTTGAATCTAAACTTTGTGCAGTCATTGATACCAGCGTTTTCTTTGAATTGCATGAAGATGAAGAGCTTAAAACTACAGAATCGGATTCTCTGCTCGCTGATTGGTTGCAGGATGACTTGGAGTTGTGCATTACCGATGAAATATTTAAATCAATAAACAAAATTGATTGTGCTAGCTTAAGAGATAGCAAGCGTTGGCTGGCCAATAGTTTTACTCAGTTAGTACATAATAAAACCCGAATAGAAGGTATTTTAAATACTCTCAATCAAGTGTTTGCAAAGCAAGCTTCAACTCGCGACGTATCCCTAATAAATCAGTTAGCTATAACCATCGCTTCTGATGCTCAAGTTTTTGTCACTCGTAACATAGAAGTCTTGAATTTAGCTGATGAAATTTATAAAAAATTCACACTGGAAGTAATTAGTCCAACAAATTTAATTTTAAAATTCGATGATATTCGCACAAATGTTGAATATCAACCTGTTCGCTTGGCAGGTACATCTATAAAGCTGAAACTCATCCAGAGATTTGAACAATCTCGCTTGATTGATAGTTTTAATGCTAGTGAAAAGGGCGAAATAGAGGGAGAGTTTCAACAACGGCTGCGCCACATTATTGCTAATCCCGATAAGTTTCAATGTTATGTTTTTTTAGAAAATGAAAATACACCCCTTGCTTTAATTGTTTTTGATCGACAGCAAACTTACGAACTAAAAGTGACAATTATGCGAGTTCGTCCAGGCGCTATAGCGGCTACGCTGGCACGGTATTTGGTTTTCTATTCTATATCACTCTCAGCCGATGAAAAGCGACAATTTACCAGAATTATTGACCCCTATCTGGAAGAAACTGTTTTACAAGCTATTCAAGAAGATGCTTTTGTTCGAGTCGATAATGGGTATTTGAAGGCGAATCTTGCTGTTGCACAAACATCCACAGAACTATCTAAGTACCTTACGGAATTAGGTAAGATGGGATCAGAATATAATTTTTGCATTCAGCTCGCAGAAACTCTTACTATCAGCGAATCAACTCAAGATATAAAGACTATATCAGAGATAGAACGTCACCTTTGGCCTGCTAAAGTTATTAATGCTGACTTGCCTACATTCATTATTCCTATTCAACCCAGATGGGCAAAAGATTTGTTCGACAAAGAGTTGGCTAACCAGTACCTCTTGGAATCTCAAACTGATCTAGCACTAAGACGCGAACTGGTGTACTATAAGCGAAATAATGGCAGTCTAAAACCTGGTGTTATTGGTAGAATTTTATGGTATGTTAGCTCCGATACAGCATTTACTGGGACACAAGAGGTTAAAGCTTGCTCTAAGTTAGATGAAGTTATCATAGACAAACCAGAAAAACTATATAGACAGTTCCGCCACCTAGGTGTATATAAATTAAAAAATTTAATGACAATAGCAAACAACAAACCGGATGAAGATATTATGGCTCTAAGATTTAGTTACACCGAAATTTTCAATAAACCGCTGACATTAAAGAGGATTCGAGAAATACGGGAAAATCAAACAACGGTTCAAAGTTTATTTAAGATTTCAAAGGAACAATTCGCAATCATATATAATGAAGGAACCGCGACCTAA
- a CDS encoding ASCH domain-containing protein has translation MSSILLLSIRPEYANQIFDSNKTVELRRVRPRLLNEGDLVLIYISSPTKAVFGSFKVDTIIEKPIAELWEEVEDKAGISSEKFYDYYQGTKTGIGIFLKDIHRFSQPVDLHRLRKKLPELKPPQSYRYITDKQLRIVYSLGECSR, from the coding sequence ATGTCAAGCATCTTGCTATTATCTATTCGACCGGAATACGCCAACCAAATATTCGACAGTAATAAAACTGTTGAATTGCGGCGCGTCCGCCCTCGATTATTGAACGAAGGCGATTTGGTATTAATTTACATTTCTTCCCCGACTAAAGCTGTATTCGGTTCATTCAAAGTGGATACTATCATAGAAAAACCAATTGCGGAACTTTGGGAGGAAGTTGAAGACAAAGCGGGCATTTCATCTGAAAAATTTTATGATTATTATCAAGGTACAAAAACAGGTATTGGAATTTTTCTTAAAGATATTCACAGGTTTAGCCAACCAGTAGACTTACACCGTTTAAGAAAAAAGTTGCCTGAGCTTAAACCACCACAAAGTTATCGTTACATCACGGATAAACAGTTGAGAATAGTCTATTCTCTAGGAGAGTGTTCGAGATAA
- the crtB gene encoding 15-cis-phytoene synthase CrtB, with the protein MLQLSKLQCMRTLASLDESYELCRQVTASYAKNFYLGTQLMPEAKRRAIWAIYVWCRRTDELVDGPGSEATTPETLNLWEKRLESVFAGHPHDDYDVALVDTLSRFPIDIGPFREMIAGQQMDLYRSRYETFEELNLYCYRVAGTVGMMSMSVMGVDESNSAASWNWHWGNKIPKEEAISLGIAKQLTNILRDVGEDARRGRIYLPLEDLALFNYTEEDLFNGVIDERWRELMKFQIQRARKLYTSAEPGIKVLSPDIRWTVWAATMLYSKILNAIERNQYDVFQKRAYVTNSQKLLCLPAAWMKSKVL; encoded by the coding sequence ATGCTGCAACTGTCAAAACTCCAGTGCATGAGAACTCTGGCCTCTTTGGATGAATCCTACGAACTGTGCCGCCAAGTCACAGCGAGTTATGCCAAGAATTTTTATTTAGGCACTCAACTCATGCCCGAAGCCAAGCGTCGGGCAATCTGGGCGATTTATGTCTGGTGCCGCCGCACCGACGAACTCGTAGATGGGCCGGGTTCTGAGGCTACGACTCCTGAAACTCTAAATTTGTGGGAAAAACGTCTAGAATCGGTGTTTGCGGGCCATCCCCACGACGATTATGATGTGGCGTTGGTAGATACGTTGTCTCGTTTCCCGATCGACATTGGGCCGTTTCGAGAGATGATTGCGGGCCAACAAATGGACTTGTACCGCAGCCGCTACGAAACTTTTGAAGAGCTCAATCTTTACTGTTATCGAGTAGCCGGCACTGTGGGGATGATGTCAATGTCTGTGATGGGCGTAGACGAATCGAACTCCGCCGCTAGCTGGAATTGGCACTGGGGAAACAAAATTCCCAAAGAAGAAGCGATATCTCTCGGTATTGCCAAGCAGTTAACTAACATTCTGCGGGATGTCGGAGAAGATGCGCGTCGCGGCCGGATTTACCTTCCTTTAGAAGACTTAGCGCTGTTTAACTACACCGAAGAAGATTTATTTAACGGTGTAATTGACGAACGCTGGCGGGAATTGATGAAGTTTCAGATTCAGCGAGCTCGCAAATTATACACCAGCGCCGAACCGGGAATTAAAGTGCTCAGTCCCGATATCCGCTGGACAGTTTGGGCTGCGACGATGTTGTACAGTAAGATCTTAAATGCGATCGAACGCAATCAGTACGACGTGTTTCAGAAGCGGGCCTATGTTACCAATTCTCAGAAACTGCTGTGTCTCCCCGCAGCTTGGATGAAGTCAAAAGTGCTTTAG
- the pds gene encoding 15-cis-phytoene desaturase produces the protein MRVAIAGAGLAGLSCAKYLTDAGHTPILLESRDVLGGKVAAWKDADGDWYETGLHIFFGAYPNMLQLFKELDIEDRLQWKQHSMIFNQPETPGTYSRFDFPNIPAPLNGLVAILRNNDMLTWGEKISFGLGLLPAILQGQKYVEEMDKYSFSDWLKKQNVPPRVEKEVFIAMSKALNFIDPHEISATILLTALNRFLQETKGSKMAFLDGSPTERLCQPMVDYITERGGEVRLNAPIREFLLNDDNTVRGFQIGGIKGAESEVLTADLYVSAMPVDPLKLMMPKPWGEMNYFKKLEGLEGVPVINVHLWFDRKLTDIDHLLFSRSPLLSVYADMSNTCREYANPDKSMLELVLAPAKDWIGKSDEDIVAATMVELEKLFPDQIPEPAKVLKYHVVKTPRSVYKATPGRQECRPSQTTPISNFYLTGDYTMQRYLASMEGAVLSGKLTAQAISTANKK, from the coding sequence ATGCGAGTTGCGATCGCCGGAGCCGGCCTAGCAGGGTTATCCTGTGCAAAATATCTCACCGATGCGGGCCACACCCCCATCCTCTTAGAAAGTCGGGACGTACTCGGCGGTAAAGTGGCCGCCTGGAAAGATGCAGACGGCGACTGGTACGAAACCGGCCTCCACATCTTTTTTGGTGCATACCCCAATATGCTCCAATTATTCAAAGAACTTGACATCGAAGACAGGCTGCAATGGAAACAGCACTCGATGATTTTCAATCAGCCAGAAACGCCCGGAACCTATTCCCGCTTTGATTTTCCCAATATTCCGGCTCCGTTAAATGGCCTTGTGGCTATCCTCAGAAACAACGATATGCTCACCTGGGGCGAAAAAATCAGTTTCGGCCTCGGTTTGCTTCCGGCGATACTTCAGGGCCAAAAATACGTCGAAGAAATGGATAAATACTCGTTCTCCGACTGGCTGAAAAAGCAAAATGTCCCCCCCAGAGTCGAAAAAGAAGTATTCATCGCCATGTCTAAGGCGCTGAATTTTATCGACCCTCACGAAATATCTGCAACCATTCTGCTGACAGCCCTCAACCGTTTCTTGCAAGAGACAAAAGGCTCGAAAATGGCCTTTTTAGACGGTTCCCCTACGGAGAGGTTGTGCCAGCCGATGGTAGACTACATAACTGAACGCGGTGGCGAAGTTCGGCTGAATGCACCCATCAGAGAGTTTTTGCTCAACGATGACAATACGGTGCGCGGTTTCCAGATTGGTGGGATCAAAGGGGCAGAGTCAGAAGTTCTGACGGCTGATCTTTACGTTTCGGCGATGCCGGTTGATCCGCTAAAGTTGATGATGCCGAAACCTTGGGGCGAAATGAATTATTTCAAAAAGCTCGAAGGTTTGGAGGGAGTACCGGTGATTAATGTACACTTGTGGTTCGATCGCAAGCTGACAGATATCGACCATTTGCTGTTCTCGCGATCGCCCTTACTCAGCGTCTATGCCGACATGAGCAACACCTGCCGCGAGTATGCCAACCCAGACAAATCAATGCTGGAACTGGTTTTAGCACCGGCCAAAGACTGGATCGGCAAATCTGACGAAGATATTGTCGCAGCCACAATGGTCGAGTTAGAAAAGCTCTTTCCCGATCAAATCCCAGAACCGGCCAAAGTGCTCAAATATCACGTAGTCAAAACCCCACGTTCCGTCTACAAAGCCACTCCGGGCCGTCAAGAGTGTCGTCCCTCCCAAACAACTCCGATTAGTAATTTCTATCTAACGGGGGATTATACAATGCAGCGTTATCTTGCGAGTATGGAAGGTGCCGTGCTTTCTGGTAAGCTGACAGCGCAGGCTATTTCAACGGCCAATAAAAAATGA